From Persicobacter psychrovividus, the proteins below share one genomic window:
- a CDS encoding sulfatase has protein sequence MFNFSVLFFLAGLAAPEKVPQRAAEQLPNILWFVSEDNSPFLGCHGDSLAVTPNLDRLAEQGITFQNAFANAPVCAPSRSSIITGVLPTSIGTEHMRCKVEMDSSIVYFPALLKENGYFTTLRFKKDYNASCPKNVWDKDDFWDINESLEGRKGKQPFFIFYNTWISHETRLHPQKDRYKYFRDSFEYIDSTEVDQWISKLTHVKPSQVRVPAYLPDIPEVRKDFASYYEFMEMMDLEYKYVVDYLEKIGELDNTIIIYSSDHGGVQGRSKRFTFESGLKIPLIIYIPPKYQGKERKYIENKIVSLIDLPATILAMGDVKAPKSYQGHDIFGAHKARYSYGFRGRMDESLDLVRSLRDKQFRYVRNFYPEHPHGIHINFLWKAEGIKAWERAYKAGKTDAYSSAYFEPRAIEELYDCKADPDNVHNLAADQQYAKVLKRFRKALKSEMESTNDIGFIPESDFYANCQKAKIPYTLYAKNQPMKAIRKAAWEATSTNDEGKLMQLLNDQVSAIRFWGVNGCIQQKTLSPSLLTKLKLMLNDSNLTVQAASSEALYVHGHQAEALKKMEQLLHSENPFVALRIMNCIEVNHINDRDLQRTLQQISLYEQQEYGGEYINNKINFLRKKSYLSK, from the coding sequence ATGTTTAATTTTTCAGTTTTATTTTTTTTAGCAGGTTTGGCCGCGCCAGAAAAAGTGCCGCAAAGAGCAGCCGAACAGCTCCCTAATATTTTATGGTTTGTCAGTGAAGACAACAGTCCTTTTTTGGGGTGTCATGGAGATTCACTCGCCGTAACGCCGAACCTTGACCGACTCGCCGAGCAGGGCATCACTTTTCAGAATGCTTTTGCGAATGCACCGGTTTGTGCCCCTTCGCGATCTTCGATCATCACCGGAGTGTTGCCCACATCGATCGGTACGGAGCATATGCGATGCAAGGTGGAAATGGATTCGTCTATTGTTTACTTTCCTGCACTTTTAAAGGAAAACGGCTATTTCACTACGCTAAGATTTAAGAAAGATTATAATGCTTCCTGCCCAAAAAATGTCTGGGATAAGGATGATTTTTGGGACATTAATGAGTCTTTGGAAGGACGTAAGGGAAAACAACCCTTCTTTATATTTTACAATACTTGGATCAGCCATGAGACGCGTCTTCATCCACAAAAAGACCGCTATAAATATTTCAGAGACAGCTTTGAATATATTGATAGCACCGAGGTGGATCAGTGGATTTCCAAGCTGACACACGTCAAGCCATCGCAGGTTCGTGTTCCTGCGTATTTACCGGACATTCCCGAAGTCCGTAAGGATTTTGCCTCCTATTATGAGTTCATGGAAATGATGGATTTGGAGTACAAATATGTGGTGGACTATCTTGAAAAAATCGGTGAGCTCGACAATACGATCATCATTTATTCGAGTGATCACGGTGGCGTGCAGGGAAGAAGCAAGCGATTTACTTTTGAGTCCGGGCTTAAGATTCCGTTGATCATTTATATTCCACCAAAATATCAGGGCAAAGAACGAAAATACATTGAAAATAAAATTGTCAGCCTGATTGATTTGCCAGCGACAATTCTTGCGATGGGTGATGTAAAGGCACCAAAATCATATCAGGGGCATGACATCTTTGGAGCACACAAAGCGCGTTACAGCTATGGATTCCGTGGACGAATGGATGAAAGCCTTGATTTGGTACGAAGCCTAAGAGATAAGCAATTCCGTTATGTGCGTAATTTTTATCCTGAACATCCTCATGGTATTCACATCAACTTTCTTTGGAAAGCAGAAGGAATTAAAGCCTGGGAAAGAGCCTATAAAGCAGGGAAAACGGATGCTTATTCATCTGCATACTTCGAGCCACGGGCGATAGAAGAATTGTATGACTGTAAAGCAGATCCTGATAATGTTCATAATCTTGCGGCAGATCAACAATACGCCAAGGTATTGAAGCGGTTCCGTAAAGCCTTAAAATCAGAAATGGAAAGCACCAACGATATAGGTTTTATTCCTGAAAGTGATTTTTATGCCAACTGCCAAAAAGCAAAAATCCCTTATACATTATATGCCAAAAATCAGCCGATGAAAGCCATACGCAAGGCGGCATGGGAAGCAACATCGACAAATGATGAAGGTAAATTGATGCAGCTGCTCAATGATCAAGTTTCGGCAATTCGTTTTTGGGGAGTGAATGGCTGTATTCAGCAAAAAACGCTCAGCCCATCGCTACTGACCAAGCTTAAACTAATGTTGAACGATTCCAATTTGACGGTACAGGCAGCGAGCTCAGAGGCGTTGTATGTTCATGGTCACCAGGCTGAGGCACTGAAAAAAATGGAGCAACTGCTTCATTCCGAAAATCCATTCGTTGCCCTTCGGATCATGAACTGTATCGAAGTAAATCATATTAACGATAGAGATTTGCAACGAACATTGCAGCAGATCAGCCTTTATGAGCAACAGGAGTACGGCGGGGAATACATCAACAACAAGATCAATTTTTTGAGAAAGAAATCTTATCTGAGCAAGTAA
- the deoC gene encoding deoxyribose-phosphate aldolase: MSNVQELASMIDHTILHPQLTDKDLEIGCQVAAKYNVASVCVKPFAVDQAKKLLAGTAVKVGCVVGFPGGISSIDVKVYETVQAIKDGAQEIDMVINIGKAIQKDWAYLKEEIKALADACHERGASLKVIFETDYITEEASIVKLCQICTEVEADYVKTSTGFGFVKGEDGRFSYEGATDDVLKLMKASVGPNVKIKASGGIRSLKRLLEVKEIGCHRAGATATIDMLEEAMAQLAD; encoded by the coding sequence ATGAGCAATGTGCAAGAATTAGCATCAATGATCGATCATACGATCCTTCACCCACAACTAACCGACAAAGATTTGGAAATCGGCTGTCAGGTAGCCGCCAAATACAATGTCGCTTCAGTTTGTGTGAAGCCTTTCGCAGTGGACCAAGCCAAAAAATTGTTGGCAGGAACAGCCGTTAAAGTAGGTTGTGTGGTAGGTTTCCCTGGCGGAATTTCATCCATCGATGTAAAAGTTTACGAGACCGTTCAGGCGATCAAGGATGGTGCACAGGAGATTGATATGGTCATCAACATCGGTAAGGCGATCCAAAAAGACTGGGCTTATTTGAAAGAAGAGATCAAGGCTTTGGCGGACGCTTGTCATGAGCGTGGCGCATCATTGAAAGTGATTTTCGAGACTGATTATATCACTGAAGAAGCCTCTATCGTTAAGTTGTGTCAGATCTGTACAGAGGTAGAAGCGGACTATGTGAAGACTTCAACCGGTTTTGGTTTTGTCAAGGGCGAAGATGGCCGTTTCAGCTACGAAGGTGCTACTGACGATGTGCTTAAATTGATGAAAGCGAGTGTGGGACCGAACGTGAAAATTAAAGCTTCAGGTGGTATCCGCAGCCTGAAAAGACTATTGGAAGTCAAAGAGATTGGTTGCCACCGCGCAGGAGCGACCGCAACAATCGATATGTTAGAAGAAGCGATGGCGCAGTTAGCTGACTAA